In one window of Archocentrus centrarchus isolate MPI-CPG fArcCen1 chromosome 11, fArcCen1, whole genome shotgun sequence DNA:
- the LOC115788766 gene encoding gastrula zinc finger protein XlCGF57.1-like, giving the protein MSKKRSESRRLKAAIEQQMAAAAQEIFRLLQDRGQAELRELRELLTERLSAAAELILNAFEASRAAARGIQEPGDSPRTERRELCLSVGVTNHSDEKCLKADNSIDNRLKEILPGTSSRPQTTSELDRQPASPDDPNEDEECENDKQSASHCCRVCGKSFDRKGFLMKHVEKHLKEANCLCGLCGEGFESSDDLKLHLQMHRDTTRTCDVCGKKFPSIRAQETHRRLHTGEKPFTCLVCGKGFNQKGNMVTHMRIHTAEKPFTCNICHKEFSQGSSLERHMKAHDGQTPFSCSVCGKCFTKSVALRRHIRSHGSDEQPTISNQHRKPSLTPSHCCKVCSNAFHNKGNFVRHAETHLNHPDCLCGICGERAESSESLQLHIQSHRETSRICDICGISFRDMEIHMRTHTGQKPFSCKDCGKDFPRKGSLERHMKLHAGERPFICEFCGKTFIENTVLKRHIKSHVGGKPRIYSCEVCGKKFTMSQHLDVHKRIHTGEKPYTCRECGKNFRQIGNLDSHMRIHTGEKPFICSLCGKRFRQKISLETHERFHKKEKLYSCQLCSKGFVQKIDLKRHMLTHTGEKPYSCQVCGKRYQEKRSVDSHMKVHGEEQPVKDSAVTLNLKRQEGLQPDFIQL; this is encoded by the exons ATGTCGAAAAAGCGGTCCGAGAGCCGCAGGCTGAAGGCCGCCATCGAGCAGCAGATGGCGGCGGCTGCTCAGGAGATCTTCCGGCTCCTGCAGGACCGCGGCCAGGCGGAGCTGCGGGAGTTGCGGGAGCTGCTGACGGAGCGGCTCTCCGCGGCCGCCGAGCTCATCCTCAACGCCTTCGAAGCGAGCAGAGCGGCCGCGAGAGGCATACAAGAGCCCGGCGACAGTCCCAGAACGGAGCGGAGAG AGTTGTGTTTGTCAGTTGGCGTCACGAATCACTCTGATGAGAAATGTCTGAAGGCAGACAACTCGATAGACAACCGACTGAAGGAGATTttgcctggcacctcctccagACCACAGACCACCTCTGAATTGGACCGCCAGCCGGCCTCTCCAGATGATCCAAATGAAGATGAAGAATGTGAGAACGACAAACAGTCGGCTTCTCACTGCTGCAGAGTGTGTGGGAAGTCCTTCGACAGGAAAGGCTTTTTAATGAAGCATGTGGAGAAACATTTGAAAGAGGCCAACTGTCTGTGTGGTCTGTGTGGTGAGGGTTTTGAGTCCAGTGACGACCTGAAGTTGCACCTACAGATGCACCGCGACACCACCAGGACATGTGACGTCTGTGGCAAGAAATTTCCCTCAATCCGAGCTCAGGAGACACACAGAAGGctacacactggagagaagcctTTCACCTGCCTCGTCTGTGGGAAAGGCTTCAACCAGAAGGGCAACATGGTGACGCACATGAGGATCCACACGGCAGAGAAGCCATTCACCTGCAACATCTGCCATAAGGAGTTCagccaaggcagctcacttgAGCGACACATGAAAGCTCATGATGGACAGACACCATTCAGCTGCAGTGTCTGTGGGAAATGCTTCACAAAAAGTGTTGCGCTGAGGCGACACATCCGGAGCCATGGGTCAGATGAGCAGCCTACCATCAGTAACCAACACAGGAAACCCAGTCTGACCCCTTCTCACTGCTGCAAGGTCTGCAGCAATGCTTTTCACAACAAAGGGAACTTTGTGCGGCacgcagagacacatctaaaccACCCTGATTGTCTATGTGGCATCTGTGGAGAGCGCGCTGAGTCTTCCGAGAGTCTGCAGCTTCACATCCAGAGTCACAGAGAAACCAGTCGGATCTGCGACATCTGTGGCATCAGTTTCAGGGACATGGAGATCCACATGAGGACGCACACTGGCCAGAAACCTTTCAGCTGCAAAGACTGCGGAAAGGACTTTCCCAGGAAGGGCTCGCTTGAGAGACACATGAAGCTGCACGCTGGTGAGCGGCCATTCATCTGCGAGTTCTGTGGAAAGACTTTCATAGAAAACACGGTCCTGAAGAGGCACATCAAGAGCCACGTTGGAGGGAAACCGCGAATATACTCCTGTGAGGTCTGTGGTAAAAAATTCACCATGAGCCAACACCTGGATGTGCACAAGaggatccacactggagagaagccaTACACCTGCAGAGAGTGTGGGAAGAACTTCAGGCAGATTGGAAACCTGGACTCTCATATGAGGATCCACACAGGCGAGAAGCCATTCATCTGCAGCCTTTGTGGGAAGAGGTTTCGCCAGAAAATCTCACTGGAAACACATGAGAGGTTCCACAAGAAAGAGAAACTGTACAGCTGCCAGCTTTGCAGCAAAGGCTTTGTGCAGAAGATTGACCTAAAAAGACACATGCTGACGCACACTGGGGAGAAACCCTACAGCtgtcaggtgtgtgggaagagGTACCAGGAGAAACGTTCAGTGGACTCACACATGAAGGTCCACGGTGAAGAACAACCTGTAAAAGACTCAGCTGTCACCCTCAACTTGAAGAGACAGGAAGGACTTCAACCTGATTTCATCCAGCTgtga